The segment CCCGATGGGAATGGTGGCTGGCTTTGGAACCTGAACGGTGTTAAGCGGGTTCTATTCCGGCTTACCCAATTGATGGCTACCGCCGTTGAAAAGCCAGTTTTTATTGCGGAGGGCGAAAAGGATGTTTTGGCTCTCGAATCGATCGGATGTGTCGCTACATGTAATCCTTCTGGTGCGGGTAAATTTACCAAAGACCTGAGCGAGCCCCTGAAAGGAAGATTGGTTGTAGTGATTGCTGACAAGGATGAACCCGGACGATTACATGCTCAACAAATAGCTCGCATAATGAATGGTTTTGCTAAAGGTATAAAAGTTGTTGAAATGCCTGGCGAAAATGTGAAAGATGCCTCAGATTGGGTTTCGCTGGGTGGAACAACAAGTGAACTACAAGCGTTGGTCAAAGCAGCCCCAGTATGGATAGACCCTGAGATAGCTAAGGCTCAAGAAGAACAACGTAAAAGGGAGGCAGCCGGGGTTAAGCTATTGGAGTTAGCAAAACCTCTGCTGACTGACCCAGCAATTCTTTGCAAGGCTATAAATACTGTGGAAGAACTCGGTGTGGTTGGGGAGCGGAAAAACATAGGTTTAATATTTCTACAGGTTCGAAGCCGTGTCTTAAGTCGTCCAGTTAACATAGAGCTAAATTCACCGTCGTCATCTGGTAAAACTCATACCGTGTCTACCACCTTCAAGCTGGAGCACCCTGAAGCCATTTACGAGCTGACGGCATCAAGTGAGAGGGCTTTAATATACTCAAATGAGCCGATAGCAAACCGTATTCTATTTATTCAAGAGCCCGAAGGATTAGCCCAAGGAGTAGGCAGCGCCGCTCTCAAAAGTTTGCTCTGGGAAGGGCGCATTCGTTATGACACGGTAGTTAGCGATGGCGAAGAGCCAGTCGGCAAACATATAGCTAAAGACGGTCCTACTGGCCTTATAGTTACGACGACCCGGCCAATTGACGAACAACTCAGTAACCGCATGTTGCGCTTGGAAACTGATGATAGCACAGAACAGACCAAGAAAATATTACTTGCGATGGCTGAGGCAGCAGCCAGTAACCGTGATGAGCCTGAACTGACTCAATGGCATGCGGTGTCAAAGATTCTTGGCGAACCAGCTCAAGTAAAAATCCAGTTTGCTGGTTATCTGGCTAAAAGTATTTCACCTGCAGCATTACGCATTCGCAGGGATTTCAAGCACTTACTGACCATGATAGAAGCTTGTACTGTTGCCC is part of the Dehalococcoidales bacterium genome and harbors:
- a CDS encoding MarR family transcriptional regulator, yielding MTLFEEVKNHLNVTSGPDVQGWYTAFCPFHNDKNHPNLRFRENGFRCMACNEKGSFNKLAMKLGVTRLKPSSRKKIIAAYDYLDLDGTLLFQVIRYEPKDFRQRRPDGNGGWLWNLNGVKRVLFRLTQLMATAVEKPVFIAEGEKDVLALESIGCVATCNPSGAGKFTKDLSEPLKGRLVVVIADKDEPGRLHAQQIARIMNGFAKGIKVVEMPGENVKDASDWVSLGGTTSELQALVKAAPVWIDPEIAKAQEEQRKREAAGVKLLELAKPLLTDPAILCKAINTVEELGVVGERKNIGLIFLQVRSRVLSRPVNIELNSPSSSGKTHTVSTTFKLEHPEAIYELTASSERALIYSNEPIANRILFIQEPEGLAQGVGSAALKSLLWEGRIRYDTVVSDGEEPVGKHIAKDGPTGLIVTTTRPIDEQLSNRMLRLETDDSTEQTKKILLAMAEAAASNRDEPELTQWHAVSKILGEPAQVKIQFAGYLAKSISPAALRIRRDFKHLLTMIEACTVAHRFQRSQDENGALIATVADYAMVRSLISDVFQSAQSEGITQADRKMIAAVIELTTPAGGQPGEKPVTQAEVREHLGISKSSTSYRIKRLLKLGYLANLELNKSKGMKLVAGVPLPGEVDPLPSACALTEYLVACGQHELVIGWIDPVTGEVHNCRDHFTNIDWKDYPLPFNRTLEPSFKSEPQLALDAKGFMPVEPIEPAAVLPERFNRVQTAMNPKESTIDLNLKKNWGSGVQLESDLTDFEVF